DNA sequence from the Cohnella herbarum genome:
TACTGCAAAGCTCGCCCGAACCTTCTTATGCCGAGCCGGTTTCGGAGAATGAAACGTACGGATCTCTTAGCGAAATTGAGGAACCGCTGACAGATCGCGAGCTGGAGGTACTCGCGTTATTAGCCGCAGGATTATCCAATAAAGAAATTGCCGAACGTCTAGTTATTGCCATAGGCACGGTGAAGGTTCATGTTAAAAATATATTTGCAAAACTAAAGGTCAATCGGCGCTTCAAAGCAATCGAACAGGCCAAGGAACTGAATTTGCTAGGACAAGGCTCTTCCGCTTGATGGATGCACGAAGCTGCAAAATGCGGGAACACGTGCCAAAATAATTTTTTTGAAATCTGTCGATTTGGTCCATTCTCGTTCGTTGTCTTCATAGAGGCTGAGAAAACAGTCCAAACCAATGGATGAGAGGAAGTTATAAAATGGCCAAACATACCACTTATATCATGTCGGAGAACGCACGAGCTCAAGCAGAGTTCTACGTTCAAGCACTCGGAGGAGAGATCCTGTCCATAATGACCCACGGGCAGCTTCCCGGCGCAAAGGAAGAGCTTAAGGACAAAGTCGTTAACTTGGCGTTGATAGCCGGGGGAGTTCACTTCTTAATGTCCGATTCCGTATTCGAACCGGTCGTTCGGGGGAACGCCATTAATCTATCTCTCGAGTTCGAAACGGAATCCGAAGCGCGCGAAGCTTTCGATAAGCTGGCTATAGGCGGCAAAGTAAAATGCCCGTTGGAACCGGCATTCTGGGGCGCTTTGTTCGGACAGATCGAAGACAAATACGGAGTAATGTGGATGATCACCACTGCGGGGCCGACTGCCTAACAATAAGGAGTAAAAGCCCGCCCGATATGATTATCGGTCGGGCTTTTACTATCTAGT
Encoded proteins:
- a CDS encoding VOC family protein — translated: MAKHTTYIMSENARAQAEFYVQALGGEILSIMTHGQLPGAKEELKDKVVNLALIAGGVHFLMSDSVFEPVVRGNAINLSLEFETESEAREAFDKLAIGGKVKCPLEPAFWGALFGQIEDKYGVMWMITTAGPTA